From a region of the Triticum aestivum cultivar Chinese Spring chromosome 7D, IWGSC CS RefSeq v2.1, whole genome shotgun sequence genome:
- the LOC123168688 gene encoding uncharacterized protein, translating to MGCIPSRAASRSAAPTSTPAPASASKPSPWTALPPELLLEVSGRLQHATDFVRFHAVCRPWRDAAALLSRPTCLPWVLTSCDDQMLHSIVDFHHPLQTPHDHDPHDIVVVEPPGAPRTDNRNWVASADGTATWLFVASPRPRLVDILTGAVKPLPPLPDDEGMSMENLRGVVYGDGTVFLYNFIKSFPSQSFTAAILCPGNVTWTVMTKSMKLLAQPHAMYQDSKVFVLDGDSMWCFMMTTDDVNGDDLDSRWGLDEDLSYLHECSYILESHGDIAHDAERTSQWQDGMGGERRTEPRRPRLVPWISR from the exons ATGGGGTGCATCCCCTCGCGCGCGGCGTCTCGGTCCGCCGCACCAACGTCCACGCCGGCGCCCGCGTCCGCGTCCAAGCCCAGCCCATGGACCGCTCTACCGCCGGAGCTGCTCCTCGAGGTCTCCGGCCGCCTGCAGCACGCCACCGACTTCGTCCGCTTCCACGCCGTCTGCAGGCCCTGGCGCGACGCGGCCGCGCTGCTCTCCCGGCCCACCTGCCTGCCGTGGGTTCTCACGTCGTGCGACGACCAGATGCTACACTCCATCGTCGACTTCCATCACCCCCTCCAGACGCCGCACGACCATGACCCGCACGACATCGTCGTCGTGGAGCCACCAGGGGCGCCACGTACCGACAACAGAAACTGGGTGGCTAGCGCGGATGGCACGGCTACCTGGCTCTTTGTTGCGAGTCCCCGGCCGAGACTCGTCGACATTCTTACCGGAGCCGTCAAGCCCTTACCTCCCTTACCGGACGATGAAGGAATGTCCATGGAGAATTTGCGCGGCGTCGTCTACGGCGATGGTACtgtttttctctacaactttattAAGAGCTTCCCCTCACAGTCCTTTACGGCGGCTATCCTGTGCCCCGGCAATGTGACATGGACGGTCATGACAAAGAGCATGAAATTGTTAGCGCAACCCCATGCCATGTATCAAGATAGCAAGGTCTTTGTGTTGGATGGCGATTCTATGTGGTGCTTTATGATGACGACGGACGATGTTAACGGCGACGATCTCGACTCGAGGTGGGGTCTAGACGAGGATCTAAGCTATCTTCATGAATGCAGCTACATCTTGGAGTCACACG GTGACATTGCACATGATGCGGAAAGAACCAGCCAGTGGCAAGATGGAATGGGTGGAGAGAGACGGACAGAGCCTAGGAGACCACGCCTTGTTCCTTGGATCTCCCGCTAG